One stretch of Sinomonas terrae DNA includes these proteins:
- a CDS encoding NUDIX hydrolase — MPSAIGPHVAPAAHTYIHSLPTVEEISAGGVIVDTDNPNLPVAIIARLNRGGRLEWCLPKGHPEGRESNESAAVREISEETGIDGRILAPLGSIDYWFTVTGHRVHKTVHHYLLQAVGGELTIENDPDQEAVDVAWVPISELSRRLSFPNERRIADLAREVLPEHLLK; from the coding sequence CTGCCGTCCGCAATCGGGCCGCACGTCGCTCCGGCGGCCCATACCTATATTCACTCGCTTCCGACCGTCGAGGAGATCTCGGCGGGCGGCGTCATCGTCGATACAGACAATCCGAATCTTCCTGTAGCGATCATCGCGCGCCTCAATCGAGGCGGCCGTCTCGAGTGGTGTCTTCCCAAGGGGCATCCGGAGGGTCGCGAGTCGAACGAGAGCGCAGCTGTCCGCGAAATCAGCGAGGAGACCGGCATCGACGGCCGAATCCTCGCGCCGCTCGGCAGCATCGACTACTGGTTCACCGTCACTGGCCACCGCGTCCACAAGACGGTCCACCACTATCTGCTCCAGGCCGTCGGCGGGGAACTGACCATCGAGAATGATCCCGACCAGGAGGCCGTCGACGTCGCGTGGGTGCCCATTTCCGAACTTTCGCGCCGCCTCTCGTTCCCGAACGAGCGGCGCATCGCGGACCTCGCCCGGGAAGTGCTCCCGGAGCATCTACTGAAGTGA
- a CDS encoding ABC transporter substrate-binding protein produces MSQSIDVGSVLGGRYKVTSSIVESHDGDLVLDGVDQILNRPVSILVSAPHNAQQLAQSAREVATGERHVGIQVLDLGTSHEATYLITNHAAAADLLDLIVAQDAPYVEPFFTDTLGSEIFGESRSREPETYDGLYEHGDHDYIRYPNAHPDDVNSARPESPREQRPAPAAQPRPVPPPPAAPPRSAEGPSENSPGPSNGASAGGASAGGAAAAAAAAAAAAAAGSQFPNPPKVTPWPTPRTSGGTDASSQGSPTSHAPATPAAGNPARYDEPTQHNQPAQYNQPAQHNQTTDYSEPAAHSDVTQPVQKSPASPVSPSGPARGAAFPAAARGAGRGSGSNQIFDRDDELEEDDESTRPKSVPWLVGGILAVVLIAALIFAFTTLGSVFQPQASGSKPPSNAAPTASAPQGTPSPGQTQAPAPAVVAPVIDSVSRLNPSDLSFADQFDPKLVSTYDGNQASYWSDMEFAREDWGGFAKSVTLAVKLKDVSDIKQVELDQLGATGGSVSVYTNATPDLGGAALAGTSSFNGPQLVFQLPAAVKAQYVLIQINALPRLTNFKVYPYGLRLAEIKVQ; encoded by the coding sequence GTGTCCCAGTCCATCGACGTCGGCAGTGTGCTCGGCGGTCGGTACAAGGTCACGTCCTCGATCGTTGAGTCGCATGACGGAGATCTGGTCCTCGACGGAGTGGATCAGATCCTCAACCGTCCCGTCAGCATCCTCGTCTCTGCGCCGCACAACGCCCAACAGCTGGCCCAGAGTGCGCGGGAGGTAGCCACCGGCGAACGCCACGTGGGCATTCAGGTGCTGGACCTCGGCACAAGCCATGAGGCGACCTACCTCATCACGAACCACGCAGCGGCGGCAGATCTGCTCGACCTGATCGTGGCCCAGGACGCACCCTACGTCGAGCCGTTCTTCACGGACACGCTGGGCAGCGAGATCTTCGGTGAGTCGCGTTCGCGTGAGCCGGAGACCTACGACGGCCTGTACGAGCACGGCGACCACGACTACATCCGGTACCCCAACGCACACCCCGACGACGTCAACAGCGCCCGGCCGGAGTCTCCCCGCGAACAGCGGCCAGCACCCGCAGCCCAGCCGCGCCCAGTCCCACCGCCCCCCGCTGCGCCGCCGCGCTCTGCCGAGGGTCCCTCGGAAAATTCGCCCGGCCCGTCCAACGGTGCTTCAGCAGGCGGCGCTTCAGCAGGCGGCGCCGCTGCTGCGGCGGCTGCCGCAGCGGCCGCAGCCGCCGCCGGATCCCAGTTCCCGAATCCGCCGAAGGTAACTCCCTGGCCTACCCCTCGCACCTCCGGGGGTACCGATGCCAGCTCTCAGGGCAGTCCGACCAGCCATGCCCCGGCGACTCCTGCCGCAGGCAACCCTGCGCGGTATGACGAGCCAACGCAGCACAATCAGCCAGCTCAGTACAATCAGCCGGCTCAGCACAACCAAACGACTGATTACAGCGAGCCGGCGGCGCACAGTGACGTGACCCAGCCGGTTCAGAAGTCGCCTGCCTCGCCCGTAAGCCCGTCTGGCCCCGCTCGCGGAGCGGCCTTCCCAGCAGCGGCACGAGGAGCCGGCCGGGGAAGCGGCTCGAATCAGATCTTCGACCGGGATGACGAGCTCGAAGAGGACGATGAGTCAACGCGCCCCAAGTCGGTGCCGTGGCTTGTCGGCGGCATTCTGGCCGTCGTCCTGATCGCGGCGCTGATCTTTGCCTTCACCACGCTCGGCAGCGTCTTCCAGCCGCAGGCCAGCGGTTCTAAGCCGCCGTCGAATGCTGCTCCGACTGCCTCGGCGCCTCAGGGCACGCCCTCCCCAGGTCAGACGCAAGCGCCCGCACCTGCTGTGGTCGCCCCAGTCATCGATTCTGTTTCGCGCCTCAACCCGAGTGATCTGAGCTTCGCGGACCAGTTCGACCCGAAGCTGGTCTCTACCTACGACGGTAATCAGGCAAGCTACTGGTCGGATATGGAGTTCGCCCGCGAGGATTGGGGCGGCTTCGCCAAGAGTGTCACGCTCGCGGTGAAGCTCAAGGATGTCTCGGATATCAAGCAGGTCGAGCTCGACCAGCTCGGGGCAACCGGTGGCAGCGTGAGCGTGTATACAAACGCGACTCCCGACCTCGGCGGCGCGGCACTGGCCGGCACGAGCTCTTTCAATGGCCCGCAGCTCGTATTCCAGCTGCCAGCGGCGGTGAAGGCGCAGTACGTCCTCATCCAGATCAACGCTTTGCCGCGGCTTACGAACTTCAAGGTGTACCCCTACGGGCTCCGGTTGGCGGAGATCAAGGTTCAGTAG
- a CDS encoding S1 family peptidase produces MRRKLIAALAALTAAFGLAFAAAPAQASTGGTADGDAHPGVAMIVFYTAEGRFRCSGALISPTVVLTAAHCTDSTVGKTLVTFDSVIAEQSPAGFPAAAHPSLGYTSTDLAGHISGTAVADPAFSNFTDKNNWNDVGIIKLDSPVSQQPYSLAPAGTLDAIAPGDVPKTVVTAVGYGAELAKPDSGPQRRVPVSFPMIRRSVDMDLQSVGPQIFTTHANVNPAQGTGGICSGDSGGPIFLNDQIVGLTSFGNKNCLALDGLQRVDVASIQSWITSMENTPAGSPAA; encoded by the coding sequence ATGCGCAGGAAACTCATTGCCGCCCTGGCGGCGCTCACAGCGGCCTTCGGGCTGGCCTTCGCCGCGGCTCCGGCCCAGGCGAGCACGGGCGGGACCGCCGACGGGGATGCTCACCCCGGCGTGGCGATGATCGTCTTCTACACGGCCGAGGGGCGTTTCCGGTGCTCGGGGGCTCTCATCTCGCCGACGGTCGTTCTGACGGCGGCGCACTGTACGGACAGCACGGTGGGCAAGACGCTTGTGACCTTCGACTCCGTGATCGCAGAGCAGTCGCCGGCTGGTTTCCCGGCGGCGGCCCATCCGAGCCTCGGCTACACGTCGACTGATCTCGCGGGCCACATCTCGGGCACTGCCGTGGCCGATCCCGCGTTTTCGAACTTCACGGACAAGAACAACTGGAACGACGTCGGCATCATCAAGCTCGACAGCCCGGTCTCGCAGCAGCCCTATTCGCTCGCTCCGGCGGGAACGCTTGACGCGATCGCTCCGGGAGACGTTCCGAAGACCGTGGTGACCGCCGTCGGCTATGGCGCTGAGCTCGCCAAGCCGGACTCGGGTCCGCAGCGCCGGGTTCCGGTCTCCTTCCCGATGATCCGTCGCTCGGTCGACATGGACCTCCAGAGCGTCGGCCCGCAGATCTTCACGACCCACGCCAACGTGAACCCCGCGCAGGGAACGGGTGGGATCTGCTCGGGCGATTCGGGGGGACCCATCTTCCTGAACGATCAGATTGTGGGTCTGACGAGCTTCGGCAACAAGAACTGCCTCGCACTCGACGGACTGCAGCGCGTCGATGTCGCCTCGATCCAGTCGTGGATCACCAGCATGGAGAACACTCCCGCAGGCTCGCCTGCCGCCTAG
- the murJ gene encoding murein biosynthesis integral membrane protein MurJ, with translation MTAATAGRSEARSSAVMAVGTLLSRVLGFLRQLLLVYALGLGSTVTDTFVNANNLPNLIFLLVAGGVFNTVLVPQILKASRAPDRGADYISRLLTLGVVVTFVLTGLVTIGAPIVMRLTTSDYSPQQLALATVFAYWCLPQIFFYGLYALLTQVLNAHGAFGPAMWAPLVNNIVAIAGLGMFIWIFGTNAANPHTIEAWGTPQTLLVAGASTVGVVIQTAMLFIPVARLGLGLRPRFGWRGVGLGAAAKIGIWTLATTAVGQLTFLYLMKIASQPGAVREQLREAGNPSWQFIPGNTVLEMASQLYLLPHSIIALSLATVLFNRMTAASQAGDRRGVRIALSQGLRTMAVATVFSALALFALAAPLGRFFSGGSATDGVMLAQTLSILALSTPFLSANFMMSRVFYSYEDAKTPFKVQVWLGILNVVGATVIQFLPARYIIFAIATLYTVGNILSVVLSGAYLRRKLGNLDGVTVARSYIRMGYAALGAAVAGGLAVWLLGGLSSRGFIWSSSFAALLSIIVIGVAMLLVYLALLRIFGVTELRDLLRPIMGRLTRRGGPAPSSAQTAHDAGAPAGYEGAAGYEAAAYDDAAHGYEGGGYDGAPHGYEAGAYEGNAYEAGAHQGRAHGYDSGDYNAADYDTADYETSNHGAHAYSYAEEPSNSRQPAYALRESAMTLSDDTGIIPRISGQFDPSMYRARPGSSRQEPLPGRRTYQGPPGRNPHFRDV, from the coding sequence ATGACGGCAGCGACAGCCGGACGATCCGAGGCCAGATCCAGCGCGGTCATGGCCGTCGGCACGCTCCTCTCCCGCGTACTCGGCTTCCTACGGCAGCTGCTCCTCGTCTACGCGTTGGGCCTCGGCTCGACGGTGACGGACACGTTCGTCAACGCGAACAACCTGCCGAACCTCATCTTCCTGCTCGTGGCGGGCGGCGTCTTCAACACGGTCCTCGTCCCGCAAATCCTCAAGGCCAGCCGGGCCCCCGATCGCGGCGCGGACTACATCAGCCGCCTGCTCACGCTGGGGGTGGTCGTCACCTTCGTCCTCACGGGCCTCGTGACGATCGGTGCACCCATCGTCATGCGGCTCACGACATCCGACTACAGTCCCCAGCAGCTCGCGCTCGCTACCGTCTTCGCATATTGGTGTCTTCCGCAGATCTTCTTCTACGGTCTGTATGCGCTCCTGACCCAAGTCCTGAACGCGCACGGCGCCTTCGGGCCGGCGATGTGGGCGCCACTCGTGAACAACATCGTCGCCATCGCCGGCCTCGGCATGTTCATCTGGATCTTCGGAACGAACGCCGCGAACCCCCACACGATCGAAGCCTGGGGGACGCCGCAGACCTTGCTGGTCGCGGGAGCGTCGACGGTCGGCGTCGTCATCCAGACCGCCATGCTCTTCATCCCGGTGGCGCGACTCGGCCTCGGCCTGCGGCCCCGGTTCGGATGGCGGGGCGTGGGTCTCGGTGCTGCAGCCAAGATCGGGATCTGGACGCTCGCAACCACTGCTGTCGGCCAGCTGACCTTCCTCTACCTCATGAAGATCGCGTCCCAGCCGGGCGCGGTCCGCGAGCAGCTCCGAGAAGCCGGCAACCCCTCCTGGCAGTTCATCCCCGGCAACACCGTCCTCGAAATGGCGAGCCAGCTGTACCTGTTGCCGCACTCGATCATCGCGCTTTCGCTCGCCACTGTCCTGTTCAACCGCATGACGGCGGCATCCCAGGCCGGAGACCGACGAGGCGTCCGGATTGCGCTATCCCAAGGGCTCCGAACCATGGCGGTCGCGACGGTCTTCAGCGCCCTCGCGCTGTTCGCACTCGCTGCTCCCCTCGGTAGGTTCTTCTCGGGCGGCTCGGCCACCGACGGCGTCATGCTCGCGCAGACGCTCAGCATCCTGGCGCTCAGCACCCCGTTCCTCAGCGCAAACTTCATGATGTCCCGCGTCTTCTACTCCTACGAGGACGCGAAGACGCCCTTCAAGGTCCAGGTCTGGCTCGGGATCCTCAACGTCGTGGGTGCGACCGTGATCCAGTTCCTGCCGGCGCGCTACATCATCTTCGCTATTGCCACGCTCTATACGGTCGGCAACATCCTCTCCGTCGTGCTGAGCGGCGCCTATCTGCGGCGCAAGCTCGGCAATCTCGACGGGGTCACGGTCGCCCGTTCCTACATCCGCATGGGCTACGCCGCCCTTGGCGCGGCCGTCGCCGGCGGCCTCGCGGTGTGGCTACTCGGCGGTCTCTCCTCGAGGGGCTTCATCTGGAGTTCGAGTTTCGCGGCCTTGCTGTCGATCATCGTCATCGGCGTCGCGATGCTGCTCGTCTACCTCGCCCTGCTCCGGATCTTCGGTGTGACCGAACTCCGCGACCTCCTGCGTCCCATCATGGGGCGGCTCACCCGCCGCGGCGGGCCCGCGCCGTCGTCCGCTCAGACGGCGCACGACGCCGGGGCTCCCGCAGGCTACGAGGGTGCCGCCGGCTACGAGGCTGCTGCCTACGACGACGCAGCGCACGGCTATGAGGGCGGGGGTTACGACGGCGCTCCCCACGGCTACGAAGCGGGAGCCTACGAGGGCAATGCCTACGAAGCCGGCGCCCACCAAGGCAGGGCCCACGGTTACGACAGCGGAGATTACAACGCCGCTGACTACGACACCGCTGATTACGAGACCTCGAACCACGGCGCGCATGCCTACAGCTATGCCGAAGAACCGTCCAACTCGCGTCAACCTGCCTATGCTCTCCGCGAAAGCGCCATGACCCTCTCCGACGACACCGGGATCATCCCGCGCATCTCGGGCCAATTCGATCCGAGCATGTACCGCGCCAGGCCCGGATCCTCGCGCCAGGAACCCCTCCCGGGCCGCAGGACCTATCAGGGGCCGCCGGGCCGCAATCCGCACTTCCGCGACGTCTGA
- a CDS encoding glycosyltransferase family 87 protein, whose protein sequence is MEPTADDGGRAPRGVISPSRNDPLVHTLSEAVGGPIGNHAAPGLVRSGWWTAEVVLIILTVLAASGGVLIKGYCQAVGWNPPTEFYATCYSDLPTLFKERGLADGVLPLFSHSALFEYPVITSLIAGFTALLVPGVGATDARATTYFDINAVLLAVMWLITVVATARSNPRRPWDAALVAIAPGFILAGFINWDMWAVAFLALGLLAFSRNRPVLAGLAIGLGVATKFYPVLVLGVLVLLALRTGRWRQTLLTLASAAVAWLIVDVPAAIANPRDWSFFFTFSANRDPSFSSAYYSWNLLADRLHFAKLSATTTNTLFIVTFALCCLGIAFVAFHAPRRPRVAQLAFLVVAAFVLTGKVYSPQYVLWLIPLFALARPRWRDFLVWMAGEALHWVAIWMYLGWTTSNGPVQNNIDTPYYVMAVVVHMITLLYVCLHVIADIYDPATDPIRRSREDDPQGGAFDGAPDRWTLASLWKPRVPAETAAP, encoded by the coding sequence ATGGAACCGACCGCGGACGACGGCGGCCGCGCGCCCCGCGGCGTCATCTCGCCGAGCCGAAACGATCCCCTCGTGCATACTCTTTCGGAGGCGGTCGGCGGCCCCATTGGGAACCACGCTGCCCCCGGTCTTGTCAGGAGCGGGTGGTGGACCGCTGAGGTCGTGCTGATCATCCTCACGGTGCTCGCGGCGAGCGGCGGCGTGCTCATCAAGGGCTACTGCCAGGCGGTCGGCTGGAACCCCCCGACGGAGTTCTACGCCACGTGCTACTCGGACCTCCCGACGCTCTTCAAGGAGCGCGGCCTCGCGGACGGCGTGCTCCCGCTCTTCTCGCACTCGGCCCTCTTCGAGTATCCGGTCATCACCTCGCTCATCGCGGGCTTCACAGCGCTCCTTGTCCCGGGGGTGGGCGCGACGGATGCGAGGGCCACGACGTATTTCGACATCAACGCGGTGCTCCTCGCCGTCATGTGGCTGATCACCGTCGTCGCGACGGCGCGCTCCAACCCACGCAGGCCCTGGGACGCGGCCTTGGTCGCGATTGCACCGGGATTCATCCTGGCCGGGTTCATCAACTGGGACATGTGGGCCGTGGCTTTCCTCGCGCTGGGCCTCCTCGCCTTCTCCCGGAACCGGCCGGTCCTCGCCGGGCTGGCAATCGGCCTCGGCGTCGCCACGAAGTTCTACCCCGTCTTGGTCCTCGGCGTCCTCGTGCTGCTCGCCCTCCGCACTGGCCGTTGGCGCCAGACCCTCCTCACGTTGGCGTCGGCCGCGGTCGCGTGGCTCATCGTCGACGTTCCAGCAGCGATCGCCAATCCGCGCGACTGGTCCTTCTTCTTCACGTTCTCGGCGAATCGTGACCCGAGCTTCTCATCCGCCTACTACTCGTGGAACCTGCTCGCGGACAGGCTGCACTTCGCCAAGCTCTCAGCCACCACGACGAACACGCTGTTCATCGTGACGTTCGCGCTGTGCTGTCTGGGCATCGCCTTCGTGGCGTTCCACGCTCCGCGGCGGCCGAGAGTCGCCCAGCTCGCCTTCCTCGTCGTGGCCGCGTTCGTGCTCACGGGGAAGGTGTATTCGCCGCAATACGTCCTGTGGCTCATTCCGCTGTTCGCCCTTGCGCGGCCGCGGTGGCGCGACTTCCTCGTCTGGATGGCCGGCGAGGCGCTTCACTGGGTCGCGATCTGGATGTACCTCGGATGGACGACGAGCAACGGCCCCGTGCAGAACAACATCGACACTCCCTACTACGTCATGGCCGTCGTGGTGCACATGATCACGCTGCTCTACGTATGCCTCCATGTCATCGCCGACATCTACGACCCGGCGACCGATCCGATCCGCCGCAGCCGGGAGGACGATCCCCAAGGCGGGGCGTTCGACGGCGCACCAGACCGGTGGACGCTCGCGAGCCTCTGGAAGCCGCGGGTGCCGGCCGAGACCGCCGCTCCCTAG
- a CDS encoding histidine phosphatase family protein — MSTEDFGLPRLWLLRHGETEWSKSGQYTGLTDLPLTPEGEDQARAAKAALDGVHFGLVLTSPLQRARRTAELAGFPEAELEPNAVEWNYGDYEGVRSADVRRKNPSYLIWKDGVPNGETLAEVAARADRIVERVLHSGVENALLVAHSHFCRILTARWLGMVPVEGRHFILGTAKVCRLGWDKKTPAVEAWGL, encoded by the coding sequence GTGAGCACCGAGGACTTCGGACTGCCGAGGCTGTGGCTTCTGCGGCACGGCGAAACGGAGTGGTCCAAGAGCGGCCAGTACACCGGGCTCACGGATCTTCCACTCACTCCCGAGGGCGAGGATCAGGCGCGGGCCGCGAAGGCGGCGCTCGACGGCGTGCACTTCGGTCTTGTGCTCACCTCGCCGTTGCAGCGGGCGCGGAGGACGGCGGAGCTCGCCGGCTTCCCGGAGGCGGAGCTCGAGCCGAACGCGGTCGAGTGGAACTATGGCGACTACGAGGGCGTGCGTTCGGCCGACGTCCGGCGGAAGAACCCGAGCTATCTCATCTGGAAGGATGGGGTCCCCAACGGCGAGACTCTCGCGGAGGTGGCCGCCCGCGCTGACCGGATCGTCGAACGCGTCCTCCACTCCGGGGTCGAGAATGCGCTGCTCGTCGCGCACAGCCACTTCTGCCGAATCCTCACAGCCCGCTGGCTTGGCATGGTTCCGGTCGAGGGCCGGCATTTCATTCTCGGGACCGCGAAAGTCTGCCGCCTCGGGTGGGACAAGAAGACGCCCGCTGTCGAGGCGTGGGGGCTTTAG
- a CDS encoding CCA tRNA nucleotidyltransferase, with amino-acid sequence MAGEDSHPGRATAPESPSVGFAVEPVALELGRRFVDAGFELSLVGGPVRDLFLRRKSPDLDFTTNATPDETLSIVKGWADAFWEIGRDFGTIGLRKQGFQIEVTTYRAEAYDPESRKPVVAFGTSLEDDLERRDFSMNAMALRLPSLELVDPFGGVRDLHAGVLRTPGAPEDSFSDDPLRMMRAARFASQLKVDVAPEVRDAMTAMAGRISIISAERVRDELVKLVNGDAPRVGVDLLVDTGIADVVLPEVGALRLEVDEHHRHKDVYQHSLTVLEQAAALETGPDGPVPGPDFVLRFAALLHDIGKPATRRFEPGGAVSFRHHDVVGAKLVKKRMRELRFDNETIKSVARLVELHMRFYGYGDAGWTDSAVRRYVTDAGPLLERLHRLTRSDVTTRNQRKADRLSFAYDDLEQRIAELAEQEELAAIRPDLDGQQIMQILGVPPGPVVGRAYRYLLEERMENGPASEEEARAKLLAWWAGQPEEAVDQERTVKQKRTVKEEKESE; translated from the coding sequence ATGGCAGGAGAAGACTCGCACCCGGGGCGCGCGACGGCGCCGGAATCACCATCCGTTGGCTTCGCCGTCGAGCCCGTGGCCCTCGAACTCGGGCGTCGCTTCGTCGACGCCGGGTTCGAACTTTCGCTCGTGGGCGGACCCGTTCGGGACCTCTTCCTGCGGCGGAAGTCGCCCGACCTCGACTTCACGACCAACGCCACTCCCGACGAGACCCTGTCCATCGTCAAAGGCTGGGCTGACGCGTTCTGGGAGATCGGCAGGGACTTCGGCACGATCGGTCTGCGGAAGCAGGGCTTCCAGATCGAAGTGACGACGTACCGCGCCGAGGCCTACGACCCCGAGTCGCGCAAGCCCGTCGTCGCCTTCGGCACATCGCTCGAGGACGACCTTGAACGCCGCGACTTCAGCATGAACGCCATGGCACTGCGCCTCCCGTCACTCGAACTCGTGGATCCGTTCGGCGGCGTCCGGGACCTCCACGCGGGCGTCCTCCGCACACCCGGCGCCCCCGAGGACTCTTTCTCAGACGACCCGTTGCGCATGATGCGCGCGGCACGCTTCGCCTCCCAGCTCAAGGTCGACGTCGCGCCTGAGGTGCGTGACGCGATGACGGCGATGGCTGGCCGCATCTCGATCATCTCCGCGGAACGGGTCCGCGACGAGCTGGTCAAGCTCGTCAACGGAGACGCGCCCCGCGTCGGCGTCGACCTCCTCGTCGACACAGGGATCGCCGACGTCGTGCTCCCCGAGGTCGGCGCGCTGCGGCTCGAGGTCGACGAACACCATCGCCACAAGGACGTCTACCAGCACTCCCTCACCGTCCTCGAGCAGGCGGCGGCCCTCGAGACCGGTCCCGACGGGCCGGTGCCCGGCCCGGACTTCGTGCTGCGCTTCGCGGCGCTCCTGCACGACATCGGCAAGCCCGCCACGCGCCGCTTCGAGCCCGGCGGGGCTGTCTCCTTCCGCCATCACGACGTCGTCGGCGCCAAGCTCGTCAAGAAGCGCATGCGCGAGTTGCGATTCGACAACGAGACGATCAAATCGGTCGCGCGCCTGGTCGAGCTCCACATGCGCTTCTACGGGTACGGGGACGCCGGCTGGACCGATTCGGCTGTCCGCCGCTATGTCACCGATGCCGGGCCCCTTCTCGAGCGGCTCCACCGGCTGACGCGCTCCGACGTCACGACGCGCAACCAGCGCAAGGCAGACCGGCTTTCCTTCGCCTACGATGACCTCGAGCAGCGCATCGCCGAGCTCGCCGAGCAGGAGGAACTGGCCGCGATCCGCCCCGACCTCGACGGGCAGCAGATCATGCAGATCCTGGGCGTCCCGCCCGGGCCCGTCGTGGGCCGGGCCTATCGGTACCTGCTCGAGGAGCGCATGGAGAACGGTCCCGCGAGCGAGGAAGAGGCGCGGGCCAAGCTGCTGGCATGGTGGGCTGGGCAGCCCGAAGAGGCTGTTGATCAAGAGCGCACTGTTAAACAGAAGCGCACTGTTAAAGAGGAGAAGGAGAGCGAGTGA